In one window of bacterium DNA:
- a CDS encoding putative sugar nucleotidyl transferase — protein sequence MKVLIYEDEKWRDLLPITFIKAVFEIRCGYDTLIDKIMSVLTESEKGFWVRDYIKDLIGRKYNLPVNNTSFLQDDILFVNGRWLPSSEDKIVISEEKIVKSKDNIIYGLLKKETIHKFWNGDITKFFHDIKSSVKVEEKQTRCINYPWDLIIYNPGMLKEDFKRYGKQGIEGIFHKEAVIVGDEKAVYIAEGAKIHPFVVLDTTHGPIYIDKGAEIFPSARIEGPCYIGKETQIMPGANIREGNSFGEVCRIGGEVEESIFYSYSNKYHDGFIGHSYIGEFVNLGALTTNSDLKNDYSNVCVYLNGKPFDTCSLKVGSFIGDHTKTSIGTLFNTGTIAGLMCNITAGGILPKYFPSFTWYVNNKFMKGYGLDMMICTARTVMQRRKREWLKEEEDTIRTVYEITEEERKEAIKKSRKTSR from the coding sequence ATGAAGGTATTAATCTATGAAGATGAAAAATGGAGAGACCTTTTACCGATTACATTTATTAAAGCAGTATTTGAAATCAGATGTGGGTACGACACTCTCATTGATAAAATTATGTCTGTTTTGACTGAAAGTGAAAAAGGATTCTGGGTCAGGGATTATATTAAGGACCTTATAGGGAGAAAATATAATCTACCTGTTAATAACACATCATTCCTACAGGACGATATACTCTTTGTAAATGGAAGATGGTTACCATCCTCAGAGGATAAGATAGTTATTTCAGAAGAAAAGATTGTAAAAAGTAAAGACAATATAATCTATGGTCTGCTCAAAAAAGAAACAATCCATAAGTTCTGGAATGGTGATATTACGAAATTTTTCCATGACATTAAAAGCAGCGTAAAGGTAGAGGAAAAACAGACACGATGTATTAATTATCCATGGGACCTGATTATATATAACCCTGGCATGTTGAAAGAGGATTTCAAAAGATATGGAAAACAGGGGATAGAAGGTATATTCCATAAGGAAGCAGTTATAGTAGGAGATGAAAAAGCAGTTTATATTGCAGAAGGAGCGAAAATACATCCTTTTGTTGTTCTTGATACTACACACGGTCCTATCTATATAGATAAAGGTGCAGAGATATTTCCTTCCGCAAGGATAGAAGGTCCCTGTTACATAGGAAAAGAAACACAGATTATGCCCGGTGCAAATATAAGAGAAGGTAATAGTTTTGGAGAGGTATGCAGGATAGGTGGTGAGGTGGAAGAATCCATATTCTATTCATATTCCAATAAGTACCATGATGGGTTTATAGGACACAGTTATATAGGAGAATTTGTTAATCTCGGTGCACTGACAACCAATAGTGATTTAAAAAATGACTACAGTAATGTCTGTGTTTACCTTAATGGAAAGCCATTTGATACATGTAGTTTGAAAGTTGGTTCTTTTATTGGGGACCACACAAAGACAAGCATTGGCACACTTTTTAATACAGGGACCATCGCAGGTTTGATGTGTAATATCACAGCAGGCGGGATACTACCAAAGTATTTCCCTTCTTTTACATGGTATGTCAATAACAAGTTTATGAAGGGCTATGGTCTGGATATGATGATATGTACTGCAAGAACAGTAATGCAAAGAAGAAAAAGAGAGTGGTTGAAAGAAGAAGAAGATACCATAAGGACTGTATATGAGATTACAGAAGAAGAGAGAAAAGAAGCCATAAAGAAAAGCAGAAAAACAAGTAGATAA
- the acpP gene encoding acyl carrier protein: protein MDYKEIEARVKKVISEVLGVDEEGITPESRFVEDLGAESVQSLELVAAFEDEFDIEMEEDAALQVKTVGKAVEFIQRHLNGKGR from the coding sequence ATGGACTATAAAGAGATAGAAGCGAGAGTAAAAAAGGTTATCTCTGAAGTTTTAGGGGTAGATGAGGAAGGAATAACTCCTGAAAGCAGATTTGTTGAGGATTTAGGAGCTGAAAGTGTTCAAAGTTTGGAACTGGTGGCTGCCTTTGAGGATGAGTTTGACATAGAGATGGAAGAAGATGCAGCACTCCAAGTTAAGACCGTGGGAAAGGCAGTGGAATTTATACAGAGACACCTAAATGGGAAGGGAAGATGA
- a CDS encoding acetate kinase, giving the protein MKILVINCGSSSVKFKVFEMPEEELVAEGNVEKIGEEIALFSYTKGQQQLFYRKSVDVKTHTAALSLIASTLGDKEIGVINDVKEIKGVGHRVVHGGEGFDRSVLITDEVIKKIEEYQTLAPLHNPHNLSGIRASMKFFPDSLQVAAFDTAFHTTIPPVAYLYAIPYEFYEKYRIRRYGFHGTSHRYVARRAAELLGKGKYDVNVITCHLGNGCSITAVRNGHSVDTSMGLTPLEGLVMGTRSGDIDPGVIFHLIDSLGLSAKEVNDLLNKKSGLLGLSGISNDFRNLLSKMEEDRVLLAIDIYSYRIKKYIGMYMAVLGRVDAIVFTGGAGENVPHIRERALSGLENFGIILDSERNYKAFAKEEKISAENSKVKVFVIPTNEELRIAFDTYQLVSQK; this is encoded by the coding sequence ATGAAAATACTTGTAATAAACTGTGGCAGTTCCTCAGTAAAATTTAAGGTCTTTGAGATGCCGGAAGAGGAACTGGTTGCAGAAGGCAATGTTGAAAAAATAGGAGAAGAGATTGCATTGTTCTCATATACAAAGGGGCAACAACAATTATTTTACAGAAAATCAGTAGATGTAAAAACGCACACTGCTGCTCTCTCTCTTATTGCAAGTACATTGGGAGATAAAGAAATTGGAGTTATAAATGATGTAAAAGAAATTAAAGGAGTAGGACACCGAGTTGTCCATGGAGGTGAGGGCTTTGACAGAAGCGTTCTCATTACAGATGAGGTTATAAAAAAGATAGAAGAATACCAGACCCTTGCACCACTCCATAATCCACATAACCTATCAGGTATCAGGGCCTCTATGAAATTTTTCCCAGACAGTTTACAGGTTGCTGCTTTTGATACTGCATTCCACACCACCATCCCCCCTGTTGCATATCTTTATGCTATACCCTATGAGTTTTATGAGAAATACAGGATAAGAAGATATGGATTTCATGGGACTTCTCATAGATATGTAGCAAGACGTGCCGCTGAACTTCTGGGAAAAGGGAAGTATGATGTGAATGTTATTACATGCCATCTGGGTAATGGTTGCAGTATTACAGCAGTGAGAAATGGACATTCTGTGGATACGAGTATGGGATTGACACCGCTTGAAGGACTTGTAATGGGAACACGGTCAGGAGATATTGACCCCGGTGTAATATTCCATCTTATTGACTCACTGGGTTTGAGTGCAAAAGAGGTCAATGATCTTCTGAACAAGAAAAGCGGACTTTTAGGTCTTTCAGGTATCTCCAATGATTTCAGGAACCTTCTTTCTAAAATGGAAGAAGATAGGGTTTTACTTGCTATAGATATTTACAGTTATAGAATCAAAAAATATATCGGAATGTATATGGCTGTGTTAGGCAGAGTGGACGCCATTGTTTTTACTGGGGGTGCAGGAGAGAATGTTCCTCATATAAGAGAGAGGGCACTTTCAGGACTTGAAAACTTTGGGATTATCCTTGACAGTGAGAGGAATTATAAAGCATTCGCAAAGGAAGAGAAAATCAGTGCAGAAAATTCTAAGGTAAAGGTCTTTGTTATTCCCACCAATGAAGAACTCCGTATTGCCTTTGACACATACCAGCTGGTAAGTCAGAAGTAA
- the mgtA gene encoding magnesium-translocating P-type ATPase: MRLNLNNNGKKQVLSFDYIGCPLEILFKELSTSAEGLNDSQAKERIEQYGYNEPARRKKRTIIFEIFSKFLNPLVIVLLIIAGFSIILGEKISAILVIAMALISVLLSFIQEHRASREVEKLIEMVRTTATVYRNGKPREINIREIVPGDIVELSAGDMIPADLRIISAKDLFINQASLTGESFAVEKTVEVPLSSKRSPTDLTNIAFMGSSVVSGTGLGIVLKTGLSTQFGEISRKLTTITATSSFDKGIRKFTWLMIRFMIILVLVIFSINALNKGNILESFLFALSVAVGLTPEMLPMLVAINLSKGAIVMSKKGVIIKRLNAIQNFGAMDVLCTDKTGTLTINKIVLEHHCDIVGKEDDDVLRFAYINSYYQTGLKNILDRAVIKHEKLLVKQYKKVDEVPFDFSRKIMSVVIENDSKHRIIVKGAPEEIYKRCTKFEIDGEILELGEGNLILTELKTQYDNLSAEGFRVLAIAYKDFEQPKDKYTTDDEHDLILKGYIAFLDPPKPSARKTIETLKNLGIDFKVLTGDNELVTKKICLEVGLNIKGCTTGEQIEKMSEEDLRELVKKTTVFARLSPLQKERIIHALHDNKHIVGYIGDGINDAPALKTADVGISVNNAVDIAKESADIILLKKSLLVLTDGVIEGRKTFGNILKYIKMGASSNFGNMISMTGASVFLPFLPMLPIQILLNNLLYDISQIAIPSDEIDKEYLIKTRPWNVEYIKKFMLFIGPVSSLFDFVTFGVLWFVFKAHQPLFNTGWFLESLCTQTLVIHIIRTGKVPFVESKPSPFLIFTSIYIVTIGLILPFIPLGKYFGFVQPPPTYFIALIVIVAFYLFTVQQVKMWFIKRHGYE, encoded by the coding sequence ATGAGGTTAAATTTGAACAATAATGGTAAAAAACAAGTATTAAGTTTTGATTACATTGGATGCCCCCTGGAGATTCTTTTCAAGGAACTTAGTACCTCGGCAGAGGGCTTAAATGACTCTCAGGCTAAAGAGAGGATTGAACAATATGGTTATAACGAACCTGCACGGAGAAAAAAACGGACAATTATCTTTGAAATTTTCTCTAAGTTTTTAAATCCTCTTGTTATAGTACTTCTTATCATCGCAGGTTTTTCTATTATTCTCGGTGAGAAAATAAGTGCCATTCTGGTAATTGCTATGGCATTGATAAGTGTCTTACTTTCCTTTATACAAGAGCATCGCGCAAGCAGGGAAGTTGAAAAACTGATAGAGATGGTACGTACAACTGCAACAGTTTATCGTAATGGCAAACCTCGTGAGATCAACATCAGGGAAATTGTACCAGGAGATATTGTAGAACTTTCTGCTGGTGATATGATACCAGCAGATTTAAGGATTATTTCAGCTAAGGACTTGTTTATAAATCAGGCATCTCTTACAGGAGAATCTTTTGCTGTTGAAAAAACAGTGGAAGTACCTCTCTCCTCTAAACGTTCTCCTACAGATTTAACCAACATTGCTTTCATGGGCTCAAGTGTAGTGAGTGGGACAGGGCTTGGTATTGTTCTTAAAACAGGCCTTTCTACTCAGTTCGGGGAAATTTCACGTAAACTGACTACCATAACAGCAACAAGCAGTTTTGACAAGGGTATTCGTAAATTTACATGGTTGATGATTCGCTTCATGATAATACTGGTGCTTGTAATTTTCAGCATAAATGCTTTGAATAAAGGTAATATCCTGGAATCTTTCTTATTCGCCCTTTCAGTTGCTGTAGGACTTACTCCAGAAATGCTTCCTATGCTTGTAGCAATCAATCTTTCTAAAGGTGCTATTGTAATGTCAAAAAAAGGTGTCATTATCAAACGTCTTAATGCTATTCAAAACTTCGGTGCGATGGATGTCCTTTGTACTGATAAGACGGGCACCCTGACTATAAATAAAATTGTCCTTGAACATCACTGTGATATAGTGGGGAAAGAGGACGATGATGTATTACGGTTCGCTTATATAAATAGTTATTATCAGACAGGTCTCAAAAATATCTTGGATCGGGCAGTAATCAAACATGAAAAATTATTAGTCAAGCAATATAAAAAAGTTGACGAGGTTCCATTTGACTTCTCCCGTAAAATCATGTCTGTAGTTATTGAGAACGATAGTAAACACAGAATTATTGTTAAAGGGGCTCCGGAGGAAATATACAAGCGATGTACCAAATTTGAAATTGATGGTGAGATTCTTGAATTAGGAGAAGGAAATCTAATTCTTACTGAATTAAAAACACAATATGATAACCTCAGTGCAGAGGGTTTTCGTGTTTTAGCTATAGCCTATAAGGATTTTGAACAACCCAAAGATAAATATACTACAGATGACGAACATGATTTGATTCTTAAAGGATACATTGCTTTTCTTGACCCACCAAAACCATCTGCTAGAAAAACCATAGAAACATTGAAGAATCTTGGTATAGATTTTAAGGTTTTAACCGGTGATAATGAATTAGTTACTAAAAAAATATGTCTTGAGGTAGGACTCAATATTAAAGGTTGTACTACAGGCGAACAGATAGAAAAAATGAGTGAAGAGGATTTGCGAGAGTTAGTAAAAAAAACAACTGTCTTTGCCAGACTTTCTCCTCTCCAGAAAGAGCGGATTATTCATGCTTTGCACGATAATAAACACATTGTTGGTTATATTGGCGATGGCATCAATGACGCTCCAGCACTAAAAACTGCTGATGTGGGAATTTCAGTTAATAATGCGGTGGATATAGCAAAAGAATCAGCGGATATTATTCTTTTAAAGAAAAGTCTTCTGGTGCTTACTGATGGAGTTATAGAAGGGAGAAAGACATTTGGCAATATTCTAAAATATATAAAGATGGGCGCAAGCTCAAATTTTGGAAATATGATAAGTATGACAGGGGCGAGCGTATTTCTCCCTTTCCTTCCCATGCTCCCTATACAGATATTACTTAATAACCTACTCTATGATATTTCACAGATAGCCATACCATCAGATGAGATAGATAAAGAATATTTGATAAAGACAAGGCCATGGAATGTTGAATACATCAAGAAATTTATGCTGTTTATCGGACCTGTAAGCTCTCTTTTTGATTTTGTAACATTCGGGGTCTTATGGTTTGTTTTTAAAGCGCATCAACCATTATTTAATACGGGATGGTTTTTAGAATCTCTTTGTACACAAACACTTGTTATTCATATAATTCGTACAGGGAAAGTTCCTTTTGTGGAAAGTAAACCGAGTCCATTTTTAATTTTTACATCCATCTATATAGTTACAATAGGACTGATATTACCATTTATCCCGCTTGGAAAATACTTTGGTTTTGTCCAGCCCCCACCGACATATTTTATTGCTTTAATAGTTATCGTCGCTTTTTACTTATTTACAGTACAACAGGTAAAAATGTGGTTTATTAAAAGACATGGATATGAATAA
- the acpS gene encoding holo-ACP synthase, protein MEITTGIDIVDIERFEMVVKRYGERFIRRIYTRRELEHLPEINSHFYMAVSFSFKEAIWKALPDEKQKEFYFKDIEIIWKKGKPIPLLKEKEDIQGLTLNFLKRSKNIITTAIFIQF, encoded by the coding sequence GTGGAGATAACAACAGGTATTGATATTGTAGATATAGAAAGGTTTGAAATGGTAGTAAAAAGATATGGAGAGAGATTTATAAGAAGGATATATACCAGAAGAGAACTGGAGCACCTCCCTGAAATAAATAGTCATTTCTACATGGCTGTCTCATTCTCTTTTAAAGAAGCCATCTGGAAGGCGCTACCCGATGAGAAACAGAAAGAATTTTACTTTAAGGACATTGAGATTATATGGAAGAAAGGGAAACCAATCCCTCTGTTGAAAGAAAAAGAAGATATTCAAGGGCTTACCCTTAATTTTTTAAAGAGAAGTAAAAATATTATAACCACTGCGATTTTTATTCAATTTTGA
- a CDS encoding glycosidase, whose translation MDTVYLTRYKNNPILRINKNNNWECTQVCNPGVEIYKGKVYILYRAGGTDMMTSASGWPVSRLGLAVSEDGFNVIYRTPEPVLKPEDEEWTDIEGIEDPRISKIGDKYYIIYVIVGFRWDRIALATTTDFKNFRRHGVIMKDIAQRTSALFPEKFDNQFILVHRMVPSIWFSKTEDFKKFTSSKIILTPDTLPWSEKKIGVAGPPIRIGDKWVMFFHGVDRHNTYRVGICWLDGKNPYKVIRIQKEPVLEPEADNERNGFTPNVVYPCGNIEKNGNILVYYGAGDKDIGVAYIEKEKLEF comes from the coding sequence ATGGATACTGTATATTTAACAAGATATAAAAACAATCCGATACTGAGGATTAATAAAAATAATAACTGGGAATGTACCCAGGTCTGCAATCCTGGGGTGGAAATTTATAAAGGTAAGGTCTATATCCTTTACAGGGCAGGAGGCACTGATATGATGACGAGTGCTTCAGGATGGCCTGTCTCAAGATTGGGACTTGCTGTTTCAGAGGATGGTTTTAATGTCATTTATAGAACTCCAGAACCTGTATTAAAACCAGAAGATGAGGAGTGGACAGATATTGAGGGAATAGAAGACCCGAGGATAAGTAAAATAGGTGACAAATACTACATCATTTATGTAATTGTAGGATTCAGATGGGATAGAATTGCTCTCGCGACTACCACTGATTTCAAAAATTTTCGCAGGCATGGTGTTATAATGAAGGACATAGCACAAAGAACAAGTGCTTTATTCCCTGAAAAGTTTGACAATCAATTTATTCTGGTTCACAGGATGGTCCCGTCAATCTGGTTTTCAAAAACAGAAGATTTCAAAAAATTCACTTCTTCCAAAATAATTTTAACACCTGACACTTTGCCATGGAGTGAGAAAAAGATAGGGGTAGCAGGACCACCTATCAGGATAGGAGATAAATGGGTTATGTTTTTCCACGGAGTTGATAGACATAACACATATAGAGTAGGAATATGCTGGTTAGATGGTAAAAACCCTTATAAAGTTATAAGAATTCAAAAAGAACCAGTTCTTGAACCTGAAGCGGACAACGAAAGAAATGGGTTTACTCCGAATGTGGTGTATCCCTGTGGTAATATAGAGAAAAATGGGAATATACTTGTTTATTATGGTGCAGGTGATAAGGATATTGGTGTAGCGTATATAGAAAAAGAAAAACTTGAATTTTAG
- a CDS encoding GDSL-type esterase/lipase family protein — protein sequence MIYKGVYLHNVAELLKTEDGIMLTRIPDSLRMSLSTWIQTRAIRPAGVELRFNLKSNSARIILKSQEEGIFVSEVYQGNFLVKYCYISNNDSEIVISLPQNIEQLKEISKKKKLPFDAGLTRIILPWGPTCVIKDIEGEFEPPMKEQLPAIRYLAYGSSITQGESAINPSGTYAMKTAYLLGLDLINLGFGSGARCEKEMADYIAGRNDWAFATLEMGINMFYDVMSVSEFRKRVEYFVPTIVKAHPDKYVFCIDMFTFNLGRKGEKKRQKEYRDIVKEVATAMNSEKVIHIDGRKLLKSWSGLCRDLVHPSPAGMEEIARNLSGIIKRYIKYK from the coding sequence ATGATTTATAAAGGAGTGTATCTGCATAATGTGGCGGAACTGCTTAAAACAGAAGATGGGATTATGTTAACAAGGATACCTGATAGTTTAAGAATGTCTTTAAGTACATGGATACAGACAAGAGCGATAAGGCCGGCAGGTGTTGAACTACGGTTTAATTTGAAAAGTAATTCTGCGAGAATTATCCTGAAATCACAGGAAGAGGGTATCTTTGTTAGTGAGGTATACCAGGGAAACTTTCTTGTGAAGTATTGCTATATAAGTAACAATGATTCTGAAATTGTGATATCCCTTCCCCAAAATATAGAGCAACTTAAAGAGATATCAAAAAAGAAGAAATTGCCTTTTGATGCAGGACTTACAAGGATAATTCTCCCCTGGGGACCAACCTGTGTAATTAAAGATATTGAAGGGGAATTTGAGCCACCCATGAAAGAACAACTTCCAGCAATAAGATACCTTGCCTATGGCTCTTCCATTACACAGGGGGAAAGTGCTATAAATCCTTCAGGTACATATGCAATGAAAACAGCATATCTTCTTGGATTGGACCTGATAAACTTAGGATTTGGTAGTGGTGCCCGCTGTGAGAAAGAGATGGCTGACTATATTGCAGGTAGAAATGACTGGGCCTTTGCCACACTGGAGATGGGGATAAATATGTTCTATGATGTCATGAGTGTTTCTGAATTCAGAAAAAGGGTGGAGTATTTTGTCCCCACGATAGTAAAAGCACACCCTGATAAGTATGTGTTCTGTATTGATATGTTTACCTTTAATTTAGGACGTAAAGGAGAGAAAAAAAGACAGAAGGAATACAGAGATATAGTTAAGGAAGTTGCCACGGCAATGAATTCGGAGAAAGTAATCCACATTGATGGAAGAAAGCTTTTAAAGTCATGGTCTGGACTGTGTAGGGACCTCGTCCATCCTTCACCGGCAGGGATGGAAGAGATAGCGAGGAATCTGTCAGGGATAATAAAGAGATATATAAAGTATAAATGA
- a CDS encoding V-type ATP synthase subunit A produces the protein MEDKGKIVKVSGPLVQAEGMKSARMYDVVRVGEEKLIGEIIRIEGNTVSIQVYEETEGLKVGDPVFGTGEPLMVELGPGLLSNIFDGIQRPLSRLETTGDFILKGVQIPALDREKKWMFKPIVKKGDFVSEGDIIGEVQETGIIVHKILVPYGFNGEIIDIKEGDFTVEEEIGRIRTEEGKNVPLYLMQRWPVRAKRAVREKRPPVEPLVTGQRVIDTLFPVAKGGTACIPGPFGSGKTVVLHQIAKWADAQVVVYIGCGERGNEMADVLIEFPELQDPQSGRPLMERTVLIANTSNMPVAAREASIYTGITIAEYFRDMGYSVALMADSTSRWAEALREISGRLEEMPGEEGYPAYLGTSVASFYERAGRCLCLGNREGTLSVIGAVSPPGGDLTDPVVQMTLKVVKVFWGLDDRLAYQRHFPAINWLTSYSLYIENLKKYSENNIASDFTSIRQTALSILEKEAELLEIVRLVGMETLSAQDRLILETARSIREDFLHQSAFDERDAYTTLKKQYRMLKTIILFYQYASQAIEKGISIEKIHNLHIRENIVKMRYIAHSKVEEEFGKLETNIKEAFPTLGIESKVL, from the coding sequence ATGGAGGATAAAGGAAAGATTGTAAAGGTGAGTGGACCACTTGTTCAGGCAGAAGGGATGAAGAGTGCAAGGATGTATGATGTTGTAAGAGTGGGGGAAGAAAAACTTATAGGAGAGATAATACGGATAGAAGGTAATACTGTTTCTATTCAAGTATATGAAGAAACAGAAGGATTAAAGGTGGGTGACCCTGTATTTGGTACGGGAGAACCATTAATGGTAGAACTCGGACCCGGTCTTTTATCAAATATATTTGATGGAATTCAAAGGCCCCTATCAAGATTAGAAACTACAGGGGATTTCATCCTTAAGGGTGTCCAGATACCTGCATTAGACAGGGAGAAAAAATGGATGTTTAAACCGATAGTAAAGAAAGGAGATTTTGTTTCAGAAGGAGATATTATAGGGGAGGTTCAAGAAACAGGGATTATTGTCCATAAAATCCTTGTACCATATGGTTTTAATGGAGAAATTATTGATATAAAAGAAGGAGATTTTACTGTAGAAGAAGAGATAGGAAGAATAAGAACAGAAGAGGGGAAAAATGTTCCCCTTTATCTTATGCAGAGATGGCCTGTTCGTGCCAAAAGGGCTGTGAGAGAAAAAAGACCTCCAGTTGAACCACTCGTTACAGGACAGAGAGTAATAGATACTCTTTTCCCTGTAGCAAAAGGTGGGACCGCATGTATTCCTGGTCCATTTGGCTCTGGCAAAACAGTGGTATTGCATCAAATAGCCAAGTGGGCAGATGCACAGGTGGTTGTGTATATCGGCTGTGGAGAAAGAGGAAATGAGATGGCAGATGTCCTTATAGAGTTCCCTGAATTGCAAGACCCTCAAAGTGGAAGACCTCTTATGGAGAGGACAGTTCTTATTGCGAATACATCTAATATGCCTGTTGCTGCAAGAGAAGCATCTATTTATACAGGTATAACAATTGCAGAGTATTTCAGGGATATGGGTTATTCTGTTGCACTTATGGCTGACTCTACAAGCAGGTGGGCAGAGGCACTGAGAGAGATATCAGGACGACTTGAGGAAATGCCTGGCGAGGAAGGATATCCTGCCTATTTAGGAACATCTGTTGCCTCTTTTTATGAAAGGGCAGGAAGATGTCTATGTCTCGGCAACAGAGAAGGTACTCTTTCCGTAATAGGTGCTGTCAGTCCACCCGGAGGAGACCTTACAGACCCTGTGGTACAGATGACACTGAAAGTAGTAAAGGTATTCTGGGGACTGGATGACCGGCTTGCTTACCAGAGGCACTTCCCTGCAATAAACTGGCTTACAAGTTATTCCCTGTATATAGAAAATCTTAAGAAATATTCTGAAAATAATATAGCATCGGATTTTACTTCTATCAGACAGACAGCACTTTCTATACTTGAAAAGGAAGCAGAACTTTTAGAGATAGTCCGACTTGTAGGTATGGAGACACTTTCTGCACAGGACCGTCTTATCCTTGAAACCGCCAGAAGCATCAGGGAGGACTTTCTACACCAGAGTGCATTTGATGAAAGGGATGCATATACAACACTAAAGAAACAATACAGGATGTTAAAAACTATCATACTCTTCTACCAGTATGCATCACAGGCAATTGAAAAAGGAATATCCATAGAAAAAATTCATAATCTTCATATCAGAGAAAATATCGTAAAGATGAGATATATAGCCCACTCAAAAGTAGAAGAAGAGTTTGGTAAATTAGAAACAAATATAAAAGAAGCATTCCCTACTCTCGGTATTGAGAGTAAAGTGCTATAA